The proteins below are encoded in one region of uncultured Eubacteriales bacterium:
- a CDS encoding Type I site-specific deoxyribonuclease, HsdR family, with the protein MSFREGNYENAVMILLDELGYTRLYGPDIERDFHNPLYMDILTERLPHINSNADKQAVDEALYKLTHLPHGSLVQQNKLFIDWLQNGMEVSYQKNGETKHDIIKLIDDYNVNNNLFHAVNQWTVVENETKRPDIVIFVNGLPLVVIELKSCMREDTDFSNGYRQIKNYMHEIPVLFQYNAFCIISDLVDSKVGTITAGFDRFVNWKTVDGNYEETQYARYDVLFQGMLEPKRFLDIIKHFILFSQETPEDKKILAGYHQYFAVRKAVESTCHATQTDGKGGVFWHTQGSGKSLSMVFYAGLLQQELDSPTVVVITDRNDLDDQLYLQFASCKDFLRQTPVQATCRSLSDEYKKALAHGEKTVKKEIGLKDYLEGRQANGIIFTTMQKFEESSEPLSKRRNIIVMADEAHRSQYGLSERVKKDGTVVIGTARIIRDCLPKATFIGFTGTPVSSKERNTREIFGDYIDIYDMTQAVEDGATRPVYYESRVMNLGLKEDVLRQIDTTYELLALHANEQDIERSKKELGNMEAILAAPETIDTLCRDIVTHYEDNRENLLTGKAMIVAYSRPIALDIYRKILELRPDWTEKVKVVMTSGNNDPEEWRAIIGNKSYKKELARKFKDNNDPMQIAIVVDMWLTGFDVPSLATMYVYKPMSGHNLMQAIARVNRVFKDKEGGLVVDFVGIARALKEAMNDYTVRDRKNYGDMDIAKTALPKFEEKLRVCGEFFYGFTYDYFLAEDSNDKIRADLITGGINFILGKNEDAQKLFQKEALLLRQAKTLCQSLLNKQQRMESAYFEAIRVAISKISAPRKLSIKEINEQINEMLKQSIRSEGVINLFSDKHEEFSLFDPAFLEEVGKMREKNLAAELLRKLLSEQISAYQRTNLVQAEKFSERMQRIMNLYRNGQLSNAEVIEELRKMASDIRKAHQEGDDLGLSPEELAFYDAITKPEAIKDFFTHDQLRDMTKELTIALQKSRTIDWQKKDSARAGMRMLVKRLLKKYKYPPEGLEDAIQTVMAQCEMWTDKN; encoded by the coding sequence ATGTCTTTTCGTGAAGGAAATTATGAAAACGCTGTAATGATTCTGCTTGACGAGCTAGGGTATACTCGTTTATACGGTCCTGACATTGAGCGAGATTTCCATAATCCTTTATATATGGATATATTGACAGAACGGCTCCCGCATATCAATTCCAACGCGGACAAACAGGCGGTAGACGAGGCTCTTTATAAGCTGACCCATTTGCCACATGGTTCGCTTGTTCAGCAAAACAAACTGTTTATAGATTGGCTCCAAAACGGCATGGAAGTCAGTTATCAAAAGAATGGTGAAACCAAGCATGATATTATCAAGTTGATTGACGATTACAATGTTAATAACAATCTATTTCATGCAGTTAATCAATGGACAGTAGTAGAAAATGAGACGAAACGCCCTGATATCGTAATATTTGTCAATGGGCTTCCTCTCGTGGTTATTGAGCTGAAAAGCTGTATGCGTGAGGATACCGATTTTTCCAACGGATACCGCCAGATAAAAAACTATATGCATGAGATCCCTGTGCTTTTTCAATACAATGCCTTTTGTATTATCAGCGATTTAGTTGATTCCAAGGTTGGCACAATTACTGCGGGATTTGACCGCTTTGTTAACTGGAAAACAGTTGACGGTAACTATGAAGAAACACAATATGCCCGATACGATGTTTTGTTTCAAGGGATGCTGGAGCCCAAACGGTTTTTGGATATTATTAAGCATTTTATTTTATTCTCTCAAGAGACGCCTGAAGATAAGAAAATTCTAGCAGGATATCATCAATATTTTGCTGTCCGCAAAGCCGTAGAATCCACCTGTCATGCTACTCAGACCGATGGTAAGGGCGGTGTATTCTGGCATACGCAAGGCAGTGGGAAAAGCCTTTCTATGGTGTTTTATGCCGGCCTATTACAGCAGGAGTTAGACAGTCCAACAGTTGTAGTTATCACGGACCGCAATGATTTGGACGATCAGCTTTACTTGCAATTCGCAAGCTGCAAAGATTTTCTTCGCCAAACTCCAGTACAAGCCACTTGCCGAAGTTTGAGTGATGAATATAAAAAAGCGCTCGCCCATGGAGAAAAAACGGTTAAAAAAGAAATTGGACTAAAAGATTATCTGGAGGGTCGACAAGCAAACGGTATTATTTTTACAACCATGCAAAAGTTTGAAGAATCCTCAGAACCGCTTTCGAAACGGCGTAATATCATTGTTATGGCGGATGAAGCTCATCGCAGTCAATATGGACTCAGCGAGCGAGTAAAAAAGGATGGAACGGTTGTTATTGGCACAGCTCGCATTATACGTGATTGCTTACCAAAGGCTACTTTTATTGGATTTACTGGGACGCCAGTTTCGTCTAAAGAACGTAATACCAGAGAAATATTCGGCGACTATATAGATATTTACGACATGACACAGGCTGTGGAGGATGGCGCCACTCGCCCGGTGTATTATGAAAGCCGAGTTATGAACCTCGGACTTAAAGAGGACGTATTACGGCAAATTGATACTACTTACGAGCTTTTGGCGCTCCATGCCAATGAACAGGATATTGAGCGCAGCAAAAAAGAACTTGGCAATATGGAGGCTATTTTAGCAGCACCTGAAACCATCGACACATTATGCAGAGATATTGTCACACATTATGAGGACAACCGCGAGAACTTGCTTACTGGAAAGGCGATGATTGTAGCCTATTCCCGTCCCATCGCTCTGGATATCTACCGAAAGATATTGGAGCTACGACCAGATTGGACAGAAAAGGTTAAAGTAGTTATGACCTCGGGCAATAATGACCCGGAGGAATGGCGAGCTATTATAGGAAATAAGTCATATAAAAAAGAGCTTGCAAGAAAGTTCAAGGACAATAATGATCCAATGCAAATTGCTATTGTAGTGGATATGTGGCTGACAGGCTTTGATGTTCCAAGCCTTGCCACTATGTATGTATACAAGCCTATGTCCGGTCACAACCTTATGCAGGCCATTGCTCGTGTAAACCGTGTCTTTAAGGATAAAGAAGGCGGTTTGGTTGTGGACTTCGTAGGCATTGCTCGTGCGCTCAAGGAGGCTATGAACGATTATACCGTTCGTGACCGCAAAAACTATGGAGATATGGATATTGCCAAAACCGCACTTCCTAAATTTGAAGAAAAACTGAGAGTATGCGGAGAGTTTTTCTACGGGTTTACATATGATTATTTCTTGGCAGAAGATAGTAACGATAAAATACGTGCTGATTTGATTACTGGTGGAATTAACTTCATACTGGGTAAAAATGAAGATGCACAAAAGCTGTTTCAAAAAGAGGCGTTATTACTTCGTCAGGCAAAAACCTTATGCCAAAGCCTGCTGAATAAACAGCAGCGCATGGAATCAGCTTACTTTGAGGCGATTCGCGTTGCAATTAGTAAAATATCTGCCCCTCGCAAGTTGTCCATTAAAGAAATTAACGAGCAAATTAATGAAATGCTCAAGCAAAGTATACGCAGTGAAGGTGTTATCAATCTGTTTTCGGACAAGCATGAGGAGTTTTCGTTATTTGATCCCGCTTTCCTCGAAGAAGTTGGAAAAATGAGGGAAAAAAATCTTGCTGCTGAATTACTTCGAAAACTATTGAGCGAGCAAATTTCAGCATATCAGCGAACAAATCTCGTGCAGGCTGAAAAGTTCTCAGAACGTATGCAGCGTATTATGAATTTGTATCGAAATGGACAACTCAGCAATGCAGAAGTAATTGAAGAACTTAGGAAAATGGCGTCAGATATACGGAAAGCCCATCAAGAAGGTGATGACCTAGGTCTTTCGCCGGAGGAACTGGCTTTCTACGATGCAATTACAAAACCCGAAGCGATAAAAGACTTTTTCACACATGACCAGCTTCGTGATATGACAAAAGAGCTGACCATCGCACTTCAAAAAAGTCGCACAATTGATTGGCAGAAAAAAGACAGCGCACGTGCTGGTATGCGAATGCTGGTAAAACGATTGCTCAAAAAGTATAAGTATCCTCCCGAAGGGCTTGAGGATGCGATACAGAC